A single genomic interval of Asinibacterium sp. OR53 harbors:
- the rsmH gene encoding 16S rRNA (cytosine(1402)-N(4))-methyltransferase RsmH has translation MNNDYHIPVLYHETLNGLAIKADGVYVDCTFGGGGHSRGILEQLNENGKLFAFDQDADAQRNIPNDERVVFVPQNFRHLQRFLRLHKVTAVDGILADLGVSSHQFDEGDRGFSTRFAGPLDMRMDRRQPVSAADIIRTYTEQRLHKLFEQYGEVSNAKTLARQIVQQRSHLQVATIEQFKSLIAPVVKGNPNKYLAQVFQALRMEVNDEMGALQEMLQQVPAVLKPGGRVAIITFHSIEDRMVKNFFRQGSFDETPDNPLLPVVKEEVLKVITKKPITANDEELKRNSRSRSAKLRVAERTSS, from the coding sequence ATGAACAACGATTATCACATACCCGTCCTCTATCATGAAACGTTGAACGGTTTGGCCATTAAAGCCGATGGCGTGTATGTGGATTGCACGTTTGGCGGCGGTGGGCATAGCAGGGGTATCCTGGAACAGTTGAACGAAAACGGGAAATTGTTTGCGTTTGACCAGGATGCAGATGCGCAGCGAAATATTCCGAACGATGAACGCGTGGTTTTTGTGCCGCAGAATTTCCGTCACCTGCAACGCTTTTTGCGATTGCACAAAGTGACTGCAGTAGATGGTATTCTGGCCGACCTGGGTGTGAGCAGTCACCAGTTCGATGAAGGCGACCGCGGCTTTTCAACGCGCTTTGCCGGTCCGCTCGATATGCGTATGGACAGGCGGCAGCCCGTATCTGCTGCTGATATTATTCGTACCTACACTGAGCAGCGGCTGCACAAGTTGTTTGAGCAATATGGTGAAGTGTCGAACGCCAAAACGCTGGCGCGCCAGATCGTACAACAAAGAAGTCATTTGCAGGTGGCCACTATTGAACAATTCAAATCACTGATCGCTCCGGTAGTAAAGGGAAATCCCAATAAGTACCTGGCACAGGTATTCCAGGCTCTCCGGATGGAAGTGAACGACGAAATGGGTGCATTACAGGAAATGTTACAGCAGGTCCCTGCTGTGTTGAAACCGGGTGGCCGTGTAGCCATCATCACTTTTCATTCCATAGAAGACAGGATGGTGAAAAATTTTTTCCGCCAGGGAAGTTTCGATGAAACACCCGATAACCCCTTGTTGCCTGTGGTGAAAGAAGAAGTGTTGAAAGTGATTACCAAAAAACCAATCACTGCAAATGATGAAGAGTTGAAGAGGAACAGCAGGAGCAGGAGTGCGAAGTTAAGAGTGGCTGAAAGAACGTCATCCTGA
- the mraZ gene encoding division/cell wall cluster transcriptional repressor MraZ — translation MNGFHGEYEATVDAKGRFLLPGGLKKQLPEGEGRFIISRGFEKCLTLYPLKSWELIIAKISQLNDFDPKVRQFRRQFLGGATEVELDSAGRMLLPASLKEFASLSKDIVLAAALDRFEIWDAGKYKQLFEDFSPEGFSDLAHEVMKDL, via the coding sequence ATGAACGGTTTTCACGGCGAATATGAGGCTACGGTAGATGCGAAAGGTCGCTTCCTGCTTCCCGGCGGACTGAAAAAACAGTTACCGGAAGGAGAAGGGCGTTTCATCATCAGCCGTGGTTTCGAAAAATGCCTCACGCTGTACCCGCTCAAAAGTTGGGAATTGATTATTGCCAAGATCAGCCAGTTGAATGATTTCGACCCCAAGGTACGCCAATTCCGTCGTCAGTTCCTGGGCGGGGCAACAGAGGTGGAGCTCGATAGCGCCGGCCGTATGTTGCTGCCCGCTTCGCTGAAGGAATTCGCCAGCCTGAGCAAGGATATAGTCCTGGCCGCGGCCCTTGACCGGTTTGAGATCTGGGATGCCGGTAAGTACAAACAGCTCTTTGAGGATTTTTCTCCGGAAGGATTCAGTGATCTGGCACACGAAGTGATGAAGGACCTGTGA
- a CDS encoding S-adenosylmethionine:tRNA ribosyltransferase-isomerase: MHPKTLSILDFTYELPEDRIARFPLETRDQSRLLVYRGGQISETVYASLAGELPEGSLLVFNNTKVVEARLLFQKNTGSTIEIFCLEPHEQYPDITSAMLEKGKVWWKCLVGGAKKWKEPLLHKALSDSGIVLSAKKIEQRADHYIVELSWSDATLSFAELLHLAGALPLPPYLNRAAEESDKERYQTIYARHDGSVAAPTAGLHFTEAVFASLAQKNIRHEFVTLHVGAGTFKPVKSATMEEHDMHAEFIDVPLSVIEKLLQQWPSTIVPVGTTSLRTIESLYWLGVKTILHPDIQPAALHLTQWEPYQLKHEAISASVALQSLIHWMQEHQLQKLLTKTQIIMAPGYQLKIARGLITNFHQPQSTLLLLVAAIVGDDWKRIYNYALEHDFRFLSYGDGCLLMSDIA, encoded by the coding sequence ATGCATCCAAAAACATTGTCCATACTGGATTTTACCTATGAATTGCCGGAAGACCGTATTGCCCGCTTCCCCCTGGAAACCCGCGACCAGAGCCGTCTCCTGGTATACCGGGGCGGCCAGATCAGTGAAACGGTCTATGCTTCATTGGCCGGGGAATTGCCCGAGGGCAGTCTGCTGGTCTTCAACAACACCAAAGTGGTGGAGGCCCGCTTACTGTTTCAGAAGAATACCGGTAGCACCATTGAGATATTCTGCCTGGAGCCACACGAGCAGTATCCCGATATTACTTCAGCCATGCTGGAGAAAGGAAAAGTGTGGTGGAAATGCCTGGTAGGTGGCGCAAAAAAATGGAAAGAACCGTTGCTGCACAAAGCACTCAGCGACTCCGGTATTGTTTTATCGGCAAAAAAAATTGAACAGAGAGCCGATCATTACATCGTTGAATTAAGCTGGAGCGATGCAACGCTTTCATTTGCCGAACTGTTGCATCTGGCGGGCGCATTGCCTTTGCCTCCCTATCTGAACCGTGCTGCAGAAGAAAGTGATAAAGAACGTTACCAAACCATCTATGCCAGGCACGATGGTTCTGTAGCAGCACCCACTGCCGGCCTGCATTTTACAGAGGCAGTGTTTGCATCGCTTGCGCAAAAAAATATCCGTCACGAATTTGTTACGTTGCACGTAGGAGCGGGTACTTTCAAGCCAGTGAAATCGGCTACCATGGAAGAACACGATATGCACGCTGAGTTTATTGATGTGCCTTTATCAGTGATCGAAAAATTATTGCAGCAATGGCCGAGCACCATTGTTCCTGTGGGCACCACTTCGTTGCGAACCATTGAAAGTCTTTATTGGTTAGGGGTGAAAACGATATTGCATCCGGATATACAACCGGCCGCATTGCATCTTACCCAATGGGAGCCTTACCAGTTGAAACATGAAGCCATCAGTGCATCAGTTGCTTTACAATCTCTGATCCATTGGATGCAAGAACATCAACTGCAAAAGTTGCTGACCAAAACACAGATCATCATGGCACCGGGTTATCAACTAAAAATAGCCAGGGGGCTTATCACTAATTTCCATCAGCCGCAGTCTACGCTGTTATTACTTGTTGCAGCCATTGTAGGAGATGACTGGAAGCGCATATACAACTATGCATTGGAGCATGACTTCAGGTTCTTAAGCTATGGCGATGGATGTTTGTTGATGTCAGACATTGCTTAA
- a CDS encoding sensor histidine kinase KdpD — protein MKKTFPVIIILITLSLFGLIWLQVSWLRNLLELREAQLITKLNEAGTMVANDLSKVVYGSQSIRPRRRSAMRLGAEFPLYDLRPLTVKEKFSMQDVTTRLKHAFDIEEIRNTKFEFAVLNSNADFEMGTTGFEKESADTINNRQLIIAIIPDSGSDMEGLASFEHLVVVFPGFKYQVWKSQRWVVFGAALFMIVIIAAFYVTVKTLINQKKLSEIKSDFINNMTHEFKTPLATISLAVDALRNEKVQRDPDKMQYFSGIIKEENRRMNKHVETILQAAISERQELNLHLSELHVHEIIRRTMDNYQLQLEEKHGTSSLLLNAKNDLVLADEVHFTNMISNLVDNAIKYSKEKLQIKISTHSTTNYLVIRIEDNGIGMSKETLKRIFEKFYRAHTGNLHNVKGFGLGMNYVKTVIDGHKGKIKVESVVGQGSSFTVEMPLSNV, from the coding sequence ATGAAAAAAACTTTCCCGGTCATCATCATACTCATTACCCTGTCGCTCTTCGGATTGATCTGGCTGCAGGTATCCTGGCTGCGTAACCTGCTGGAACTTCGGGAAGCACAACTGATCACTAAATTGAATGAAGCCGGTACCATGGTGGCCAATGACCTGAGTAAAGTGGTGTATGGCAGCCAGAGCATCAGGCCCCGCAGAAGAAGCGCTATGCGCCTGGGCGCTGAATTCCCGCTGTACGATTTAAGACCTCTCACGGTCAAGGAAAAGTTTTCAATGCAGGATGTGACAACGCGGCTGAAGCATGCTTTTGATATTGAAGAGATCAGGAATACCAAATTTGAATTTGCAGTACTGAACAGTAATGCTGATTTTGAAATGGGTACCACCGGCTTTGAAAAAGAAAGCGCCGATACGATCAATAACCGGCAACTCATTATTGCTATCATTCCCGACAGTGGATCGGACATGGAGGGACTGGCCTCCTTTGAACACCTGGTGGTTGTATTTCCGGGCTTTAAATACCAGGTATGGAAATCGCAGCGATGGGTAGTGTTTGGCGCTGCATTGTTCATGATCGTGATCATCGCAGCTTTTTATGTAACGGTGAAGACCCTGATCAATCAGAAAAAGCTGAGTGAGATCAAGAGTGATTTCATCAACAACATGACGCATGAATTCAAAACGCCGCTGGCTACTATTTCACTGGCGGTAGACGCATTGCGGAATGAAAAAGTGCAGCGCGATCCCGATAAGATGCAGTATTTCAGTGGTATCATCAAAGAAGAGAACAGGCGGATGAACAAACACGTTGAAACCATACTGCAGGCGGCTATTTCAGAAAGGCAGGAACTGAACCTCCACCTGAGTGAACTGCATGTGCATGAGATCATCCGGCGTACGATGGACAACTACCAATTGCAACTGGAAGAGAAGCATGGAACATCCAGTTTATTGCTCAATGCAAAGAACGACCTGGTATTGGCCGATGAAGTGCATTTCACCAATATGATCTCCAACCTGGTAGACAATGCCATCAAGTATTCAAAAGAAAAACTGCAAATCAAAATATCTACCCATAGTACAACCAATTACCTGGTGATCAGGATTGAAGACAATGGCATAGGCATGAGTAAAGAAACCCTCAAACGCATTTTCGAAAAATTCTATCGCGCGCATACCGGCAACCTGCACAACGTAAAAGGCTTTGGCCTGGGCATGAACTACGTAAAAACCGTGATCGACGGACACAAAGGAAAGATCAAAGTAGAAAGTGTAGTAGGACAAGGGAGCAGCTTCACAGTAGAGATGCCGTTAAGCAATGTCTGA
- a CDS encoding YqgE/AlgH family protein: MTPPTPGILLISDPFLKDPNFTRTVILLCEHQDEGSFGFVLNKTVHAKLEDVVKEAEGLDLPLYEGGPVQKNTLHFLHRQPVLIPGGTEVIKGVYWGGDFEEVLGQLRDGTLNPDDIRFFVGYSGWSAGQLNDELEQKTWITRQANLQLVFHHDKDLVWQEALKELGGEYRQMINYPIDPQLN; the protein is encoded by the coding sequence ATGACTCCTCCCACACCCGGTATATTGTTGATCTCAGACCCTTTTTTGAAGGACCCTAATTTTACCCGAACGGTGATATTGCTTTGCGAGCACCAGGATGAAGGCAGTTTCGGGTTCGTGCTCAATAAAACCGTTCATGCCAAACTGGAGGATGTGGTCAAAGAAGCGGAGGGACTCGATCTTCCACTTTACGAAGGTGGCCCTGTTCAGAAAAACACCCTGCATTTCCTGCACCGCCAGCCGGTTCTTATACCGGGCGGAACAGAAGTGATCAAAGGCGTGTATTGGGGCGGGGATTTTGAAGAAGTGCTGGGGCAGTTAAGGGATGGTACTTTAAATCCGGACGATATCCGTTTTTTCGTTGGCTACAGCGGCTGGAGCGCCGGGCAACTGAATGATGAACTGGAACAGAAAACATGGATTACGCGGCAGGCTAATCTGCAGCTGGTGTTCCACCATGATAAAGACCTGGTATGGCAGGAAGCGCTGAAAGAGCTGGGTGGCGAATACCGGCAAATGATCAATTACCCCATCGACCCCCAATTAAATTAA
- the atpC gene encoding ATP synthase F1 subunit epsilon, which translates to MILEILTPDKKVYSGDVLGVQLPGITGLFEVLDKHAPLVSALGKGQLKILKDKNSTESYKIQSGFVEVLNNKVTVLVEGCE; encoded by the coding sequence ATGATTTTAGAAATACTGACTCCCGATAAAAAAGTATACAGCGGCGATGTGCTGGGCGTTCAACTGCCCGGTATCACAGGGTTGTTCGAAGTATTGGATAAGCATGCACCGTTGGTAAGTGCATTGGGAAAAGGACAGTTGAAAATATTAAAAGACAAGAACAGCACCGAGAGTTATAAAATCCAGAGCGGCTTTGTAGAAGTGCTGAACAATAAAGTGACCGTATTAGTAGAAGGCTGCGAATAA
- the atpD gene encoding F0F1 ATP synthase subunit beta, which yields MATKGKIKQIIGAVVDVHFPNDNALPEIYNALELTKENGEKLVLEVQQHLGEDSVRTIAMDGTEGLVRGMDVTDTGKPIAMPTGEGINGRLFNVTGDAIDGLPQVSKANGRPIHNKPPLFENLSTSTEVLFTGIKVIDLIEPYAKGGKIGLFGGAGVGKTVLIQELINNIAKGHGGLSVFAGVGERTREGNDLLREMIEAGIMKYGDKFKHSMEEGGWDLSSVDLEGLKESKATFVFGQMNEPPGARARVALSGLTIAEYFRDGDGTGKGKDILFFVDNIFRFTQAGSEVSALLGRMPSAVGYQPTLATEMGLMQERITSTKNGSITSVQAVYVPADDLTDPAPATTFAHLDATTVLSRKIADLGIYPAVDPLDSTSRILTPAVVGEAHYETANRVKLILQRYKELQDIIAILGMDELSEEDKMTVQRARKVQRFLSQPFHVAEQFTGLKGVFVSIEDTIRGFNSIMDGEVDEYPEAAFNLVGTLEDAIEKGKKLLAAAKG from the coding sequence ATGGCTACAAAAGGTAAGATCAAACAGATCATTGGTGCCGTGGTAGACGTGCATTTCCCCAATGATAATGCATTACCCGAGATCTACAATGCGTTGGAACTGACCAAAGAAAACGGTGAAAAACTGGTGCTGGAAGTACAGCAACACCTGGGTGAAGACAGTGTACGTACCATTGCGATGGACGGTACCGAAGGCCTGGTGCGCGGTATGGATGTAACTGATACCGGAAAACCCATTGCCATGCCTACCGGAGAGGGCATCAACGGCCGTCTCTTCAACGTTACCGGCGATGCGATCGATGGTCTGCCACAAGTGAGCAAAGCGAACGGACGTCCTATCCACAATAAACCCCCATTATTTGAGAACCTGAGCACTTCTACAGAAGTACTCTTCACCGGTATCAAAGTGATCGACCTGATCGAGCCTTATGCAAAAGGCGGTAAGATCGGTCTGTTCGGTGGCGCCGGCGTAGGTAAAACCGTATTGATCCAGGAACTGATCAACAACATCGCGAAAGGACACGGTGGTTTGTCGGTATTTGCAGGTGTGGGCGAGCGTACCCGTGAAGGAAATGACCTGCTGCGTGAAATGATCGAAGCGGGTATCATGAAATATGGCGACAAGTTCAAGCACAGCATGGAAGAAGGCGGCTGGGACCTGAGCTCGGTGGACCTGGAAGGGTTGAAAGAGTCAAAAGCAACATTCGTATTCGGACAGATGAACGAACCCCCCGGAGCCCGTGCACGTGTGGCGCTCTCTGGTTTGACCATTGCGGAATATTTCCGCGACGGCGATGGTACCGGTAAGGGTAAAGACATCCTGTTCTTCGTAGACAATATCTTCCGTTTCACCCAGGCGGGTTCTGAGGTATCGGCCCTGCTGGGACGTATGCCTTCAGCCGTAGGTTACCAGCCTACACTGGCTACTGAAATGGGACTGATGCAGGAGCGTATCACTTCAACCAAAAATGGTTCAATCACTTCCGTACAGGCAGTATATGTACCTGCGGATGACCTGACCGACCCCGCTCCGGCAACTACCTTCGCCCACCTCGACGCTACTACGGTATTGAGCCGTAAGATTGCCGACCTGGGTATCTATCCTGCGGTGGATCCGCTGGATTCTACTTCAAGGATCCTTACGCCAGCCGTAGTAGGAGAAGCGCACTATGAAACTGCGAACCGTGTAAAACTGATCTTACAGCGTTATAAAGAATTGCAGGACATCATCGCCATCCTCGGTATGGATGAATTGAGTGAAGAAGATAAGATGACCGTTCAGCGTGCACGTAAAGTGCAGCGTTTCCTGTCACAGCCCTTCCACGTGGCTGAGCAGTTTACCGGTCTGAAAGGTGTATTCGTGAGCATCGAAGATACCATCCGCGGTTTCAACTCCATCATGGATGGTGAAGTAGATGAGTATCCCGAAGCGGCCTTCAACCTGGTAGGTACTTTGGAAGATGCTATTGAAAAGGGTAAAAAATTATTGGCTGCAGCGAAAGGATAA
- a CDS encoding AI-2E family transporter yields the protein MLQRQDYKINRYFLLAIIILFAIFLLYSLVQFLTAFLAAIMFYVLSKSPVEWLIKKKRWSKPMAALLVIVVSFFIILLPISLLATMLYSKIISVTSNTQMIIGPLKSLDAYLQVHFHFTLLSSKNIDQLTAWLTNFISSALNQGLNLVSDISMMYFFLYFLIVNINRMEAAVIFYLPFKRSKIKMFGHELKAQTLSNAVGIPLIAVVQGLVIYISFLIAGMNEAGFWAVITGFSSIVPVVGTALVWVPVAVYLIATGHTWQGIFILAWGSVVLSIVDNFVRFALAKRMADVHPIVTVLGVIIGLHYFGITGLIFGPLLISYFIILLKIYYLEFQSSSRA from the coding sequence ATGCTACAACGACAAGATTATAAGATCAACCGGTATTTTTTGCTGGCCATCATCATCCTGTTTGCCATTTTCCTGCTGTACAGCCTGGTGCAGTTCCTGACGGCATTCCTGGCGGCGATCATGTTCTACGTACTGAGTAAATCGCCGGTGGAATGGCTCATCAAAAAGAAGCGCTGGTCCAAGCCCATGGCCGCCCTGCTGGTCATTGTGGTGTCGTTCTTCATCATCCTCCTGCCCATTTCATTACTGGCAACGATGTTGTATTCCAAGATCATTTCCGTAACCAGCAACACGCAAATGATCATCGGCCCGCTGAAGAGCCTCGATGCTTACCTGCAGGTGCATTTTCATTTCACCCTGTTATCGTCTAAAAATATCGACCAGCTCACTGCCTGGCTCACCAATTTCATTTCTTCGGCCCTTAACCAGGGCCTCAACCTGGTGAGCGATATCTCCATGATGTATTTCTTCCTGTACTTCCTTATCGTGAACATCAACCGGATGGAGGCGGCCGTTATTTTTTACCTGCCTTTCAAACGATCCAAGATCAAGATGTTCGGGCATGAGCTGAAAGCCCAGACCCTCAGCAATGCCGTAGGTATACCGTTGATTGCTGTGGTACAGGGACTGGTCATTTATATTTCTTTCCTGATTGCGGGGATGAACGAGGCGGGTTTCTGGGCGGTGATCACCGGGTTCTCTTCTATCGTGCCGGTGGTGGGCACTGCGCTGGTATGGGTGCCGGTGGCTGTTTATTTAATAGCAACGGGTCATACCTGGCAGGGTATTTTTATTCTGGCCTGGGGATCTGTAGTGCTCAGTATAGTGGACAATTTCGTTCGTTTTGCGCTGGCCAAGCGGATGGCCGATGTGCATCCTATTGTAACGGTATTGGGAGTGATCATCGGGCTGCATTATTTCGGCATCACGGGGCTCATATTCGGGCCTTTGCTCATCTCCTACTTCATCATCTTGTTGAAGATCTATTATTTGGAATTTCAATCGTCATCCCGAGCGTAG
- a CDS encoding murein hydrolase activator EnvC yields the protein MMKRLLTVFLLLGLATGCAYAQTTREELQKKEQDLKKELADLNRQQLEIQKNKKLSLSQLAIIKRKVRAREELVNSISKQIRALDETIFTNERDIYRLGKELDTLKLKYAKSVVFAYKSRGGYEYLNFLFSANSFNDAVKRITYLKSYRQNREAQADAIVKSDQLLHEKIGQLNSNKKEQVVTLQKQSEQLKALQDDRRDQNEVVAQLKGKEKEIAKQIHDKERQRQKMREAILAVIRRETEEAARRERLARLKAAEDAKKAAAAAAAPKEAEPKSNTATATAKPKAIEPKVADAPARDRVYTPLESTPEGRETSIKFENNKGHLPWPVDVGNIEAHFGVETIPGTKLTRKTDGIEISLPQGSTVRSIADGEVSYAGEVQGEPTVFLRHGKYFSIYSHLSTISVSRGQQVKAGSVLGHSGTNIDGEGALLLMINNEKNTPLDPEQWLKRRR from the coding sequence ATGATGAAAAGACTGTTGACTGTATTTCTTTTGCTTGGCCTTGCAACGGGTTGCGCCTACGCGCAAACGACCAGGGAAGAATTGCAGAAAAAAGAACAGGACCTGAAAAAAGAATTGGCCGACCTGAACCGCCAGCAATTGGAAATACAGAAAAACAAGAAGCTATCGCTCAGTCAGCTCGCCATCATCAAAAGAAAAGTAAGGGCCCGCGAAGAGCTGGTGAACAGCATCAGCAAACAGATACGTGCACTCGACGAGACCATCTTCACCAACGAACGCGATATTTACCGGCTGGGCAAAGAACTCGATACCCTCAAACTGAAATACGCCAAGAGCGTTGTGTTTGCCTACAAGAGCCGGGGCGGTTATGAATACCTCAACTTCCTTTTCTCGGCCAACAGCTTCAACGACGCCGTTAAGCGCATTACTTACCTGAAAAGTTATCGCCAGAACAGGGAAGCGCAGGCTGATGCCATCGTAAAGTCTGACCAGTTGCTGCACGAAAAGATCGGACAGTTGAACAGCAACAAAAAAGAACAGGTGGTGACCCTGCAAAAACAGAGCGAGCAATTAAAAGCCTTGCAGGATGACCGCCGGGATCAGAATGAAGTAGTAGCGCAGCTAAAAGGAAAGGAAAAAGAGATTGCCAAACAGATACACGACAAAGAAAGGCAGCGGCAGAAAATGCGGGAAGCCATCCTGGCGGTGATACGCCGCGAAACAGAAGAGGCGGCCAGAAGGGAAAGACTGGCCAGGCTGAAAGCGGCTGAAGACGCCAAAAAAGCGGCAGCGGCTGCTGCTGCACCCAAAGAAGCGGAGCCTAAGAGTAACACTGCTACGGCTACGGCTAAACCCAAGGCAATAGAACCCAAAGTGGCCGATGCGCCAGCCCGTGACCGGGTATACACACCTTTGGAGTCCACTCCGGAGGGCCGCGAAACCTCTATCAAATTCGAGAACAACAAAGGCCACCTGCCCTGGCCGGTAGATGTGGGTAATATCGAAGCGCATTTTGGTGTGGAGACGATCCCGGGTACCAAACTCACACGTAAGACCGATGGAATTGAAATATCCCTTCCGCAAGGATCAACAGTGAGAAGTATTGCAGATGGAGAAGTATCGTATGCAGGAGAAGTACAGGGAGAGCCTACCGTGTTCCTGCGGCATGGTAAGTACTTCAGCATCTACAGCCATCTTTCCACTATTTCCGTTTCACGCGGCCAGCAGGTAAAAGCCGGCTCCGTGCTGGGCCACTCAGGCACCAACATCGACGGAGAAGGCGCATTGCTGCTGATGATCAACAACGAAAAAAACACCCCCCTCGATCCGGAGCAGTGGTTAAAGCGGAGAAGGTAA
- a CDS encoding DUF4292 domain-containing protein, which yields MTKNSVLVVGFLLLVAFGCKTAKKVQTIQSAITRKDTAQTVVISEAPKVDSAAIVKDLVSRVAKNKIDFSTFNAKVKVTYESSENSDNYTAYLSMQKDSIILIKIAGKFLGISKVGLETKITKDSVVLVKLVQGASVSYRSISYLQDVTQIPFDFNTLQDLIIGNPVFIDGNIVSYKNTPSQLLVLMVGDLFKHLLSIDNNSGRILHSKLDDADLQRNRTCDITFNNYQPLGNYQFAAYRKISVAEKSKLDIYLDFKEFSLNEPLKYSFEIPKRIKRK from the coding sequence ATGACTAAAAATAGTGTTCTTGTTGTAGGGTTTCTTTTGTTGGTAGCTTTTGGTTGCAAGACCGCTAAAAAAGTGCAGACCATCCAATCTGCTATTACCAGGAAGGATACCGCACAGACCGTAGTGATCAGCGAAGCGCCTAAAGTAGACTCAGCCGCCATCGTAAAAGACCTGGTGAGCAGAGTGGCGAAAAACAAAATTGATTTTTCCACTTTCAACGCCAAAGTAAAAGTAACCTACGAGAGCTCCGAGAACAGCGATAACTACACCGCGTACCTCAGCATGCAGAAAGACAGCATAATACTGATTAAGATAGCGGGCAAATTTTTAGGCATCAGCAAAGTGGGACTGGAAACCAAGATCACGAAAGACAGCGTGGTGCTGGTGAAACTGGTGCAGGGTGCATCGGTAAGCTATCGCTCCATCAGCTACCTGCAGGATGTAACACAGATACCGTTCGATTTCAATACCCTGCAAGACCTCATCATCGGTAACCCCGTATTCATCGACGGCAACATCGTATCCTATAAGAATACGCCTTCGCAATTGCTGGTACTCATGGTGGGCGACCTGTTCAAACACCTGCTGAGCATAGACAATAACAGCGGCAGGATACTGCACAGCAAGCTGGATGATGCCGACCTGCAACGCAACAGGACCTGCGATATCACATTCAATAATTACCAGCCATTGGGTAATTACCAGTTTGCTGCTTACAGGAAAATTTCGGTGGCAGAAAAATCTAAACTGGATATTTACCTCGATTTCAAGGAATTTTCCCTAAACGAACCGTTAAAATATTCTTTCGAGATCCCTAAAAGAATAAAGCGTAAGTAA
- the dut gene encoding dUTP diphosphatase, whose amino-acid sequence MPENRLTIRIINHSNNALPAYATSGSSGMDIRAWLEAPLTLAPLERVLVPTGLFLEIPENHEAQVRPRSGLAIKQGITCLNTPGTIDADYRGELKVILINLSGESQVIHPGDRIAQLVFQKVEKVEWIEVQELNETERGSGGFGHSGKQ is encoded by the coding sequence ATGCCGGAAAATCGTTTAACCATCAGGATCATCAACCACTCGAATAATGCTTTGCCTGCCTATGCCACCAGTGGTTCATCGGGTATGGACATCAGGGCCTGGCTGGAAGCGCCACTAACGCTGGCGCCTTTGGAAAGGGTGTTGGTGCCTACAGGTCTTTTCCTGGAAATACCAGAGAATCATGAAGCCCAGGTGAGGCCCCGCAGCGGGCTGGCTATCAAGCAGGGTATTACCTGCCTGAATACGCCCGGTACCATCGATGCAGATTACAGGGGTGAGCTGAAAGTGATATTGATCAACTTGTCTGGTGAGTCGCAGGTGATTCATCCCGGAGATCGTATTGCGCAGTTGGTGTTTCAGAAAGTGGAGAAAGTGGAGTGGATAGAGGTGCAGGAACTGAACGAAACAGAAAGAGGCAGTGGAGGCTTCGGCCATAGTGGAAAACAATAA